A window of Sander vitreus isolate 19-12246 chromosome 18, sanVit1, whole genome shotgun sequence contains these coding sequences:
- the LOC144533888 gene encoding uncharacterized protein LOC144533888, with the protein MSKVQMLRALVKQRLTAAAEEIFGLFERTIVEYEEELCRSKEENKRQRELLDAVYNPQLRLHRADSVPPEQQECSSSVDQQKPEPPPHIKEEQEELWSSQEGEQLQGLEEVDITKFPFTPVAVKSEDDEEEAQSSQLYHKHTRHMKTESDGEDCGGPEPPRNSHPLLQPETEDQTGDSSEPEVDDSADWKETREPQSASNSLKHDSRRKKTFSCSECGRRFGQRAHLKRHMITHTGEKPFRCSVCTKSFTQRGDLQKHMRVHTGEKPFSCSECDKAFTESGTLKRHMITHTGEKPFSCSVCKKSFTQSGSLRSHMAVVHTGEKRFSCRVCDNRFTRRTDVKTHKCVGQMETEADREDCVGPEPTRNLVFI; encoded by the exons ATGAGTAAAGTCCAGATGCTGAGAGCGTTGGTGAAGCAGCGACTAACTGCAgctgctgaagagatatttgggctgtttgaaagaacgatagtagagtacgaggaggaactttgtcgttcaaaagaggagaacaAGCGACAACGGGAACTACTGGACGCTGTTTACAACcctcagcttcggttacacagagcag attcggttccccctgagcagcaggagtgtagctccagtgtggaccagcagaagccagagccccccccacacattaaagaggaacaggaggaactgtggagcagtcaggagggagagcagcttcaagggctggaggaggttgatatcaccaagttcccattcactcctgtcgctgtgaagagtgaagatgatgaagaggaagctcagtcctcacagctttaTCACAAACACACTCGACACATGAAAACAGAatctgatggagaggactgtggaggaccagaaccaccCAGGAATTcgcatccacttttacaaccagagactgaagaccagactggagactcttctgaacctgaggttgatgacagtgctgattggaaggagaccagagaacctcagtcagcttcaaactctctgaaacatgattcaagacgtaagaaaacattcagctgctctgagtgtgggagaagattTGGCCAAAGGGCAcatctgaagagacacatgattactcacacaggagagaaaccttttaGATGCTCAGTCTGTacgaaatcttttacacagagaggagatttacagaaacacatgagagttcacacaggagagaaaccttttagctgctctgagtgtgataAAGCTTTCACTGAAAGTGGAACCCTAAAGAGACACATGAttactcacacaggagaaaagcctttcagctgctcagtctgtaagaaatcttttacacagagtggaagTTTACGGTCACACATGGCCGTAGTCCACACGggagagaaaagattcagctgcCGTGTTTGTGACAACAGATTTACCCGGCGTACTGAtgtcaaaacacataaatgtgttggtcagATGGAAACTGAAGCTGACAGAGAGGACTGTGTAGGACCAGAACCAACCAGGAATTTAGTCTTTATTT